A region from the Blautia faecicola genome encodes:
- a CDS encoding serine/threonine protein kinase, protein MLKIGSLLGDRYRVLHDVGRGGSGHVYLVLNERAGKQWAAKEIPKKGEGKQGAYKNGLIADAEMLKKLHHPNIPSIVDVLEENDMYYILMDYVEGVTLKEVILTQGPQSQEDVVKWALQLCDVFIYLHSLTPKIIYRDTKPANIMLKPNGDIALIDFGSAREYKPNQENDTTALGSRGYAAPEQYEGVLGQTDERTDIYNLGVTMYHLLTGHNPGQPPYDIYPIRHWNASLSSGLEQIILTCTQANPQKRYQNASDLKYALEHYRELDEDRKQAKKKKMTTGVIFLAIGLFFLLGSLFVNREAVRKRNSGYEMMIRNAQLATSDEKQIEMYEQAINLQPERLEAYQEVLEKVFLKDDVLGKEEADALTKILNTYGNGKTMNEQVLQTRPEYDIFSYEAGIAYYYYYEGTGNKAMSHSWLETAAESKNLSKEQKERAKRLAKIAGYYNQLGKANLAGDTVVSYADYWNDLDALTQDDIVAIDNAKTACVTYQELSYQIRMHAIDFKKAGIEKQQLLEKMDEITTHLANDFTIQDQETYQSIIDAIQTNMDGATESIKIAYEGQEG, encoded by the coding sequence ATGTTAAAAATAGGTTCCTTACTGGGGGATCGGTATCGCGTCCTGCATGACGTTGGAAGGGGTGGGAGCGGTCATGTGTACCTAGTGCTTAACGAGCGGGCCGGTAAGCAGTGGGCTGCAAAGGAAATCCCTAAAAAAGGAGAAGGCAAACAAGGAGCATATAAAAACGGATTGATCGCGGATGCTGAGATGCTAAAGAAGCTGCATCATCCAAATATACCAAGTATCGTAGACGTCCTGGAAGAAAATGACATGTACTACATTCTTATGGATTATGTGGAAGGCGTGACACTGAAAGAAGTGATCCTCACACAAGGGCCACAGTCCCAGGAAGATGTGGTAAAGTGGGCACTTCAGCTATGTGATGTGTTTATCTATCTTCATAGCCTGACACCAAAGATCATTTACAGAGACACGAAGCCGGCAAATATCATGCTGAAGCCGAATGGAGATATCGCGCTGATCGACTTCGGATCAGCAAGAGAATACAAACCAAACCAGGAAAACGATACCACAGCTCTTGGTTCTAGGGGATATGCAGCTCCGGAACAGTATGAAGGTGTCCTTGGACAGACCGACGAACGCACTGACATCTATAACCTGGGTGTGACCATGTATCATCTACTTACCGGGCACAACCCCGGACAGCCGCCCTATGATATTTATCCGATCCGACACTGGAATGCATCCTTGTCTTCCGGACTGGAACAGATCATCCTTACCTGCACACAGGCCAATCCGCAGAAACGATACCAGAACGCAAGTGACCTGAAATATGCATTAGAACATTACCGGGAACTGGATGAAGATCGGAAACAGGCAAAAAAGAAAAAAATGACAACCGGTGTGATTTTTCTGGCAATCGGGCTGTTTTTCCTTCTGGGGAGTTTATTCGTGAACCGGGAGGCTGTTCGAAAACGCAATTCCGGTTATGAGATGATGATCCGAAACGCACAGTTGGCAACATCTGATGAAAAACAAATCGAGATGTATGAGCAGGCGATCAATCTGCAGCCGGAAAGACTGGAGGCTTACCAGGAGGTTTTAGAAAAAGTTTTTTTAAAGGATGATGTTCTGGGAAAAGAGGAGGCAGATGCGCTGACGAAAATCCTGAACACTTACGGAAATGGCAAGACGATGAATGAACAGGTGCTTCAGACAAGGCCAGAGTATGATATTTTTTCTTATGAAGCAGGTATCGCTTATTACTATTATTATGAAGGTACAGGAAATAAAGCCATGTCGCATTCCTGGTTGGAAACAGCGGCAGAAAGCAAAAATCTTTCGAAGGAACAGAAAGAGCGTGCAAAACGCCTGGCAAAGATCGCCGGATATTATAATCAGTTAGGAAAAGCCAATCTGGCCGGGGATACGGTAGTATCCTATGCTGACTACTGGAATGATCTGGATGCATTAACCCAAGATGATATCGTTGCCATAGATAATGCCAAGACAGCCTGCGTTACCTACCAAGAGCTTAGCTATCAGATCCGGATGCATGCGATAGACTTTAAAAAAGCCGGGATCGAGAAGCAGCAGTTGTTAGAAAAAATGGATGAGATCACAACACATCTTGCCAACGATTTTACAATCCAGGACCAGGAAACGTATCAGTCTATAATCGATGCGATCCAGACA